A section of the Triticum dicoccoides isolate Atlit2015 ecotype Zavitan chromosome 7A, WEW_v2.0, whole genome shotgun sequence genome encodes:
- the LOC119328601 gene encoding auxin-responsive protein IAA20-like — MELELGLAPPNHAGQSAGSCGKRGSAPAGAFGVTKTTLPHFPRDDDGDDSWEDGTGGALDWRTSNKRKRLVGWPPVKSAYRPRSRGNGHVKVKMEGVPIGRKVDLSRHASYHQLHHTLRLMFPSSASHHGDPYAVAYEDGDGDWMLVGDVPWEDFSQSAKRLKILMQPTTHGITG, encoded by the exons ATGGAGCTGGAGCTGGGGCTTGCGCCACCCAACCACGCCGGCCAGTCGGCGGGCTCGTGCGGGAAGAGGGGCTCGGCGCCGGCGGGGGCGTTCGGGGTCACCAAGACCACGCTGCCACACTTCCCgcgcgacgacgacggcgacgacagcTGGGAAGACGGCACTGGCGGCGCCCTCGACTGGCGAACGAGCAACAA GAGGAAGAGGCTGGTGGGCTGGCCGCCGGTGAAGAGCGCTTACCGCCCGCGCAGCCGCGGCAACGGACACGTGAAGGTGAAGATGGAAGGGGTGCCCATCGGGAGGAAGGTGGACCTGTCCCGCCACGCCTCCTACCACCAgctccaccacacgctccgcctcaTGTTCCCCTCCTCCGCTTCTCACCATGGTGATCCATACGCCGTCGCCTACGAGGACGGGGACGGGGACTGGATGCTCGTCGGAGACGTGCCGTGGGA GGACTTTAGCCAGTCGGCCAAACGCCTCAAGATACTCATGCAACCGACTACACATGGCATTACTGGTTGA